One window from the genome of Pseudomonadota bacterium encodes:
- a CDS encoding PIN domain-containing protein has product MIYLDTHVVVWLYAGETERLSATGKKLIEGNDLLISPIVLLELQYLREIKRLTVEPFLLFENLASTIGLRICDTSFLQIITEAINKNWTRDPFDRIIVAVATANNASLLTKDASILANYPDAIW; this is encoded by the coding sequence ACACTCATGTAGTCGTATGGCTCTATGCCGGAGAGACTGAACGTCTTTCCGCTACTGGAAAAAAGCTGATTGAGGGCAATGATCTTCTGATCAGCCCGATAGTTTTGCTGGAGCTGCAATATCTGAGGGAAATTAAACGCCTTACCGTAGAGCCGTTTTTACTTTTTGAAAACCTTGCATCAACCATTGGTTTGAGAATCTGTGACACCTCATTTCTGCAAATTATCACCGAAGCCATTAACAAGAACTGGACACGTGATCCTTTTGACCGTATCATCGTTGCTGTGGCTACCGCAAATAACGCGTCTTTGCTAACCAAAGACGCTTCTATTCTGGCAAACTACCCAGATGCAATCTGGTAA